CGTCAAGGAGGCCGTCCAGGCCACGGAAGATGATTGGTACGAGGAGTACGGCGACCTAATAGTCGCGGTCAAAGTCGTAGATTCGCTCCAGGAGGCCATAGACTTCATCAACTCTCACAGCTCGCATCATACCGATGCGATCATCACAAGCAATATGCAGAAGGCATCGGTGTTCGTCAAGATGGTCGATTCCGCTGACGTGTTCGTCAACGCGTCCACGCGCTTCGCGGACGGCTACAGGTTCGGCAAGGGAGCCGAGGTCGGGATAAGCACCAACAAGATACATGCTCGCGGCCCCATGGGAATGGAGGGCCTGATGATCTACAAGTATGTGCTCATAGGCAACGGCCAGGTCGTCAAGGACTACGTCGGCAGGGATGCCAAGGCGTTCACGCACAAGAGACTGGACTCGGAGTGTCCTTTGAGGTGATACGATGTCTAGGAAGGATATTCTCGGAGAGGTCGGACGTGTCGTCATCAAGATAGGGACCACATCCCTCATGCAGGGCAGGAAGTCCATATCGATCGATTTCATGGACTCCGTCGCGGAGCAGGTTAAGGCGCTGAAGGATGAGGGCAAGGAGGTCCTGATAGTCACATCAGGGGCCATCGGAGTCGGCCTCAAGGCCATGAAGGTCCAGGCCAATCCCAACGATATCCCGATAAGGCAGGCAGCGGCATCCGTCGGCCAGAGCATACTGATGCAGAGATGGGCCGACAGCTTCCAGAGGCAGGGGATGATCGTCGGGCAGATTCTGATGTCCCTCGACACATACTCCGACAGGGACAGTGCGATAAACCTCAACAACACAATCGATTCACTGTTGGACAACGGCGTGATCCCGATCTTCAACGAGAACGACGCCGTCTGCATCACGGAGATCAAGTTCGGTGACAACGACACGTTGTCAGCGATAGTGGCCAGCAGGACGGATGCGGACCTCCTTATCATCCTCTCAGATGTCAAGGGACTGTACGATTCCGATCCCACAAAGAATCCTGACGCCAAGCTCGTTCCGGTGGTCCATAATGTGGACGCATCCGTCCGTTCCATGGCAGGGGAGAGCAGCACCGGTCTCGGAACCGGCGGCATGAGGACGAAGTTGGACGCAGCGGTCATATGCAAGGATGCAGGCTGCAGCATGATCATCGCATCCAGCAAGGAGCCCGATGCAATCTACAGGGCGGCTACCGGCGACGACATCGGAACGATATTCGTCTCCGACAGCGAGATCTCCAAGAAGCGCAGATGGATCAAGTCCGCTCATGCATCCGGAAGGCTCGTCATCGACCCTGGTGCGGAGAAGGCTGTCCTGGACCACAAGTCATTGCTCCCTGTGGGGATTCGTTCCGTAGAAGGCACCTTCGACAAGGGTGAGGTCGTGGACATCATCTGTGAGGGCCACAGGATCGCCAAAGGCATAGCCGGATACGGCTCCAAGGAGATGTCGGCGATAGCCGGCAAGCATACTGCGGAGCTCGAGGGAATTCTCGGACGCAAGGATCACAAGGAAGCAATAATCTCAGAGAATCTGGTTGTCCTCTGATCAAGTTCATCAAAGCTGCATAACTGCGCCGTTGAAATAAACAAGAAAGATCGGGGGATCGCTCCCCCGTAAAAGTTTGTGCTTACTCCTCTACTCCCTCTTCCTGAGGCGAGTCCCACTCGGTTACACCCGAGGGGTCGGAGAGAACGTCCTTGGTGAAGATAGGCTCCTTGATGCCGTTCTTCTTCTGTTCCCTGTAGTCGTGGTAGGCCTCCATGACCGGCTTGGCCAGAAGTGCTACGACCACTACGTTGATGGCTCCCATTGCTGCCATGAACGTATCCGATATTGTATCCATTAGAGACACGTTGATGAGACAGGATGCGAACGCCACAACGACGATGATCAAACGCATGACGAATATCAGCAGGTTGTTGTCCTTGATGAACCTCATGTTGGCCTCGGACATGGTGTAGTATCCGAGCATGCTGGTGAATGCGAAGACGAACAGGAACAGGGCGATAACTGTGGATGCCCAGGGTCCGACTGCCTGTGATGCGACGTACATGACAAGGGGGGCCTTCTGCAGGATGATCTCATGGTCTGCGTTGTAACACAGTGCCTCGATCTGGGACCAGTCTCCGAACGAGAGAACGGCCAGAGCGGTGAAGGTACAGACGATGAGGGTGTCGACGATGACACCGAAGGACTGCATGAGTCCCTGCTTGACAGGGTGCGTGGTGTGTGCGGTTCCTGCTATGTTGGCGATGGAACCCAGTCCAGCCTCGTTGGAGAACACTCCTCTCTTCAGACCGATCATGATGACGGTTCCGATTCCTCCACCCAAGATCGCGGGACCGGAGAAGGCGTACTGGAAGATCATGTAGATTGCGTTTCCGACGTTCTGGAAGTTGACACAGATGACTGCGAGTGCTAGGATGATCCACAGAACGGCCATTGCGGGAACGACCCTGGAGGAGAACACTCCGACGATCTTCGTTCCGCTGAAGATGATGATGGCCGCAAGGAACGCGATGAGCGCACCGACGATTGTGGGGTCGACATCGAATGCTGTTGCGATCGCATCAGCGGAGTTGTTGGCCTGGACTCCTACGAATCCGATACCGAAGGTCACGAAGATCATGAAGGCCAGGGCGATTCCCAGCTTCCTGCTCTTGAGTCCCTTCGTAGCGTAGTACGCAGGTCCACCGTAGTAACTTCCGTCCGACTTCCTCTCTTTGTAGATCTGAGCCGCTGTGGACTCGAAGAAGCTAGTTCCTGCACCGATGAGTGCGAAGATCCACATCCAGAAGACCGCTCCGGGTCCTCCGGTGACGATGGCGGTTGCCACTCCGGCGATGTTTCCTACACCGATACGGGCACCCATTCCGAGACAGAACGCCTCGAACGATGACAGTCTTTTATCTCCTTTACCTTCGCTGACTCCGGACAGGGCGAGCTTTGCGTTCTCACCCATGTGGGTGATCTGCATCACCTTGAGCCTGTAAGCGAAGTACAATCCGAGACCGATCAGACATACGAAGGCGATGTACCAAATGTATGTGTTGAGGGGATCGAATATATCTGACAGGGTTTCTGCTATTCCCATGAGTTAAACCTCAATTGAGTTACGATTGCGAATGGTATCTAAGAGATACCATCAATCTATGGCCACCCCATCCTCATTTAATTAATATAAAGATTGTCAGACTTATTCGATTTTCGTAATTATAGGTACTTTTGCTGTATTAATCGAAAAAACTACTGCGAAAAATAAGCAAAATCGAAAAAAATTATTGTGATTCGTAGAAATTCTATTGATATCGAATAATTTGGTCAATAATCGTTGACCTATGCTAACTTTGATTCATTTAGAGCTTAATTGTCAGCATCGATCATGGAGACGTGAACTATGACTCAGGAGAAGTGTTGGATAAACATGGTGGACCCGGCCGGATTTGAACCGGCGACCTCCGCAATGTCAATGCGACGTCATAACCCCTAGACCACGGGTCCGATGTACGGACGATAGACTGGCAGTACATAAAGCTTTTTAGTCACGCGTTTGATTGAAGGTCGATGATCACATTAGGCATCGAGGGTACCGCCCACACGCTGGGTGTCGGGATCGTGGATTCGGATCACAACGTCCTAGCCAACGAACTCGACATGTTCAGGCCGAAGAACGGCGGTCTCCACCCCAGGGAAGCTGCAAACCATCATGTGGACGTCGTCTCCACGGTGATGCAGCAGGCCTTCGATGCCTCGGGACTGAAACCCGGTGACATCGATGTCGTATCGTTCTCGATGGGCCCCGGACTCGGGCCCTGTCTGCGTGTCGCCGCAACGGCTGCAAGGGCGTTCGCCCTCACGATGGGGATCCCGATAGTGGGAGTGAACCATTGCGTCGCCCACGTGGAGATCGGAAGGGCCCTATGCGGATGCGATGACCCCGCCCTGCTGTACGCTTCAGGCGGGAACACTCAGATCATCGCC
The nucleotide sequence above comes from Methanomassiliicoccales archaeon LGM-RCC1. Encoded proteins:
- the proB gene encoding glutamate 5-kinase, with the translated sequence MSRKDILGEVGRVVIKIGTTSLMQGRKSISIDFMDSVAEQVKALKDEGKEVLIVTSGAIGVGLKAMKVQANPNDIPIRQAAASVGQSILMQRWADSFQRQGMIVGQILMSLDTYSDRDSAINLNNTIDSLLDNGVIPIFNENDAVCITEIKFGDNDTLSAIVASRTDADLLIILSDVKGLYDSDPTKNPDAKLVPVVHNVDASVRSMAGESSTGLGTGGMRTKLDAAVICKDAGCSMIIASSKEPDAIYRAATGDDIGTIFVSDSEISKKRRWIKSAHASGRLVIDPGAEKAVLDHKSLLPVGIRSVEGTFDKGEVVDIICEGHRIAKGIAGYGSKEMSAIAGKHTAELEGILGRKDHKEAIISENLVVL
- a CDS encoding alanine/glycine:cation symporter family protein, which gives rise to MGIAETLSDIFDPLNTYIWYIAFVCLIGLGLYFAYRLKVMQITHMGENAKLALSGVSEGKGDKRLSSFEAFCLGMGARIGVGNIAGVATAIVTGGPGAVFWMWIFALIGAGTSFFESTAAQIYKERKSDGSYYGGPAYYATKGLKSRKLGIALAFMIFVTFGIGFVGVQANNSADAIATAFDVDPTIVGALIAFLAAIIIFSGTKIVGVFSSRVVPAMAVLWIILALAVICVNFQNVGNAIYMIFQYAFSGPAILGGGIGTVIMIGLKRGVFSNEAGLGSIANIAGTAHTTHPVKQGLMQSFGVIVDTLIVCTFTALAVLSFGDWSQIEALCYNADHEIILQKAPLVMYVASQAVGPWASTVIALFLFVFAFTSMLGYYTMSEANMRFIKDNNLLIFVMRLIIVVVAFASCLINVSLMDTISDTFMAAMGAINVVVVALLAKPVMEAYHDYREQKKNGIKEPIFTKDVLSDPSGVTEWDSPQEEGVEE